A region of uncultured Draconibacterium sp. DNA encodes the following proteins:
- the cls gene encoding cardiolipin synthase, which translates to MSDWSQFWNWFYLIFLITAIPVALMIILEKRSPFKTAAWILVLILIPIFGMIFYLVFGQEYRKRKMFSRRGIKSLKAMRRLSAEQLKNIEQNKLISQAGLHHQAPLIRLLLNNSDSLLTTGNKLHLLVDGQQTFDKIIEAIENARHHIHMEYYIFANDKIGNKIKDILIKKRKEGVEVRLIVDDVGSWGLTRKFFRELQASGIEIYPFMEVRFPRFTSRVNYRNHRKIIVIDGKTGFIGGINIADRYIEGMKGLGHWRDTHLQIGGDAATTLQVIFAADWYFITKQNLYGYRYFPPLSDAPGVPVQVSASGPDYSWKSIEQGFFAAITTARKRIHIVTPYLMPPPELKTALKTAALSQVDVRIIIPEKSDASLSRWCSFSYVEELLEAGVRIYLYQKGFIHSKYLLVDDCISSVGTSNFDFRSFETNFEANAFIYQKEFTGELEQHFLSDLQYCREVRYREWRKRPLFDKIRESLAHIISPMF; encoded by the coding sequence ATGTCTGATTGGAGTCAATTCTGGAACTGGTTTTATCTGATCTTTCTTATTACAGCAATTCCCGTTGCCCTGATGATCATTTTAGAAAAACGATCGCCATTTAAAACTGCCGCCTGGATATTAGTACTGATTCTGATCCCCATTTTTGGAATGATTTTTTACCTCGTTTTCGGGCAGGAATACCGCAAACGAAAAATGTTTTCGCGGCGCGGCATAAAAAGCCTGAAAGCCATGCGGCGCCTGAGTGCCGAGCAGCTAAAAAACATCGAACAAAACAAACTTATTTCACAGGCAGGCTTGCACCACCAGGCACCTCTTATCCGGCTTCTACTAAATAATTCCGATTCGCTGCTCACCACCGGGAACAAACTACATTTACTGGTAGACGGGCAACAAACATTTGATAAAATTATTGAGGCGATTGAAAATGCGCGGCACCATATTCACATGGAATATTACATTTTTGCCAACGATAAAATCGGTAATAAAATAAAGGATATTCTGATTAAAAAACGGAAGGAAGGTGTTGAAGTTCGCCTTATTGTTGACGATGTGGGCAGCTGGGGACTGACCCGGAAGTTTTTTCGCGAGTTGCAGGCCAGCGGTATCGAAATTTATCCTTTTATGGAAGTTCGATTTCCACGTTTTACCTCGCGGGTTAATTACCGCAACCACCGAAAGATTATTGTTATTGATGGGAAAACCGGATTTATTGGCGGCATAAACATTGCCGACCGCTACATTGAGGGAATGAAAGGACTAGGACACTGGCGCGACACACACCTGCAAATTGGCGGCGATGCAGCAACCACCCTGCAGGTAATTTTTGCTGCCGACTGGTATTTTATTACCAAACAAAATCTTTACGGCTACCGATATTTTCCTCCTCTTTCCGATGCTCCGGGAGTTCCGGTGCAGGTATCGGCAAGTGGCCCCGATTACAGCTGGAAAAGTATTGAGCAGGGATTTTTTGCTGCCATTACTACAGCCAGAAAAAGAATTCATATAGTTACACCTTACCTGATGCCACCTCCCGAGTTAAAAACGGCTCTAAAAACAGCAGCACTCAGCCAGGTTGATGTGCGCATTATAATTCCCGAAAAATCGGATGCTTCGCTCTCCAGATGGTGCTCGTTTTCGTATGTGGAAGAGTTACTGGAAGCCGGCGTACGCATTTATCTTTACCAGAAAGGTTTTATTCACAGCAAATACCTGTTGGTCGACGATTGTATTTCAAGCGTAGGAACCAGTAATTTCGACTTCCGCAGTTTCGAAACCAATTTTGAAGCCAATGCTTTTATCTACCAAAAAGAATTTACCGGCGAACTCGAACAACACTTTTTATCCGATTTGCAATATTGCCGCGAAGTACGATACCGGGAATGGCGCAAACGACCTCTCTTTGATAAGATTCGCGAATCACTGGCACATATTATTAGTCCGATGTTTTGA
- a CDS encoding pyridoxal-phosphate dependent enzyme gives MNIPNYSDVERAHKIVQKYAHRTPVLSSVSINQIVGAELFFKCENLQKVGAFKFRGACNAVFSLSEEDAQKGVATHSSGNHAAALALAARMRGIAAHIVMPENSPEIKKKAVAGYGAKITFCQPTLQARESTLAKVIEETGATEIHPYNNFHVIAGQGTAAKELIEDNGEFDVMMAPVGGGGLLSGTAISSKHLLPACKVIAAEPAGADDAYRSYHSKKWVPSENPKTIADGLLTSLGERNFAIILEKVDDIVTVSEESIVEAMRMIWERMKIIIEPSSAVPLAAILEKKVDVQGKKVGVILSGGNLDLGKLPF, from the coding sequence ATGAATATTCCGAATTATTCCGACGTTGAGAGAGCACACAAAATCGTACAAAAATACGCACACCGAACACCGGTTTTGTCATCGGTGAGTATCAATCAAATTGTTGGTGCCGAACTGTTTTTTAAGTGTGAGAACCTGCAAAAGGTTGGAGCTTTCAAATTTCGCGGGGCGTGTAATGCCGTATTTTCGTTGAGTGAGGAAGATGCACAAAAAGGAGTGGCAACACACTCTTCGGGAAATCATGCGGCAGCATTGGCGCTGGCAGCCCGAATGCGTGGAATAGCAGCACATATTGTAATGCCCGAAAACTCACCCGAAATAAAAAAGAAAGCCGTTGCCGGATACGGCGCGAAAATTACCTTTTGCCAGCCTACCTTGCAGGCGCGCGAAAGTACGCTGGCAAAAGTGATTGAAGAAACCGGAGCAACAGAAATTCATCCCTACAATAATTTCCATGTAATAGCAGGGCAGGGAACAGCTGCTAAAGAATTGATTGAAGACAATGGCGAATTTGATGTGATGATGGCGCCCGTTGGTGGGGGCGGCTTATTAAGCGGAACAGCCATTTCATCCAAACATTTGCTGCCTGCGTGTAAAGTAATTGCTGCCGAACCCGCCGGAGCTGATGATGCTTATCGTTCGTATCATTCTAAAAAGTGGGTGCCTTCAGAAAATCCGAAAACGATTGCCGATGGTCTTTTGACTTCTCTTGGAGAAAGAAACTTTGCAATCATACTGGAAAAAGTAGATGATATCGTAACCGTTTCAGAAGAAAGTATAGTGGAAGCTATGCGAATGATCTGGGAGCGTATGAAAATTATTATCGAACCATCATCTGCAGTGCCGCTGGCTGCTATTTTAGAAAAGAAAGTGGATGTGCAGGGCAAAAAAGTGGGTGTTATCCTCTCGGGCGGAAATCTGGATTTAGGTAAGTTGCCGTTTTAG